The proteins below come from a single Tsuneonella deserti genomic window:
- the zapA gene encoding cell division protein ZapA codes for MSEVALSIGGRVFRVACAPGEEERVGRLGALINEKLASMGNLSGHEAQNILFAALLLADQVHEGGDTVSRADDEIAQARAAAETAVGQLDELKAVLANRDAEFERAQTERQDIAHELATAQALIAELNERIGEHQSNEAALRERVDELTQEREALVSNNAPADASAAAGTPSAEHADLAPALESLAEMLEQCADKLERALPAP; via the coding sequence ATGAGCGAAGTTGCCCTTTCGATCGGCGGCCGCGTGTTCCGCGTCGCCTGCGCTCCCGGCGAAGAAGAACGGGTGGGCCGGCTCGGCGCGCTCATCAACGAAAAGCTCGCTTCAATGGGCAACCTGTCGGGACACGAGGCGCAGAACATCCTGTTCGCCGCGCTTTTGCTGGCAGACCAGGTGCACGAGGGCGGGGACACCGTCAGCCGGGCAGACGACGAGATCGCGCAAGCGCGCGCTGCCGCGGAAACCGCGGTCGGCCAGCTTGACGAGCTCAAAGCCGTTCTCGCCAATCGCGATGCCGAGTTCGAGCGGGCGCAAACCGAGCGGCAGGATATCGCGCATGAGCTGGCGACCGCCCAGGCGCTGATCGCGGAGCTGAACGAAAGGATCGGCGAGCACCAGTCGAACGAGGCCGCACTTCGCGAACGTGTCGATGAGCTGACACAGGAGCGTGAGGCTCTTGTCTCGAACAACGCCCCCGCTGACGCGTCGGCTGCGGCAGGGACTCCTTCCGCTGAACACGCGGATCTCGCGCCTGCGCTCGAAAGCCTCGCCGAAATGCTCGAACAATGCGCCGACAAGCTTGAGCGCGCCCTTCCCGCACCCTAG
- a CDS encoding response regulator transcription factor: MKLLLVEDDAQTAEYVRRALGELGHPCDYAESGIDGLTAALTGSYDAIILDRNLPGLDGLAALTALRAQGNATPVLVLSALGQVDDRIAGLRAGGDDYLAKPFSFGELIARLEAIVRRRGGLPDSQTQLLVGSLRLDLLSRTGSRNGRQIELLNKEFQLLEYLMRHAGQVVTRTMMTEAIWDYSFNPGTNVIDVHVSRLRSKIDALGETPMIRTIRGAGYRLDAV; encoded by the coding sequence TTGAAACTCTTGCTGGTCGAGGATGATGCTCAGACTGCTGAGTACGTCCGGCGGGCGCTTGGCGAGCTCGGGCATCCTTGCGATTACGCGGAGTCCGGCATCGACGGGTTAACAGCCGCGCTCACGGGCAGCTATGATGCGATCATTCTCGACCGAAATCTGCCGGGACTCGACGGGCTGGCAGCGCTGACGGCACTGAGGGCGCAAGGTAACGCCACCCCTGTGCTGGTGCTCTCGGCACTAGGTCAGGTCGATGACCGCATTGCCGGCTTGCGGGCAGGAGGCGACGACTACCTCGCCAAGCCCTTTTCCTTTGGAGAGCTGATCGCGCGGCTCGAGGCAATAGTCCGGCGGAGAGGGGGTTTGCCCGACTCTCAAACTCAGCTCCTCGTAGGCTCGCTTAGGCTCGACCTGCTGAGCCGGACCGGCTCGCGCAATGGTCGGCAAATCGAGCTTCTCAACAAGGAGTTTCAGCTGCTCGAGTACTTGATGCGTCATGCGGGCCAGGTGGTCACCCGCACGATGATGACCGAGGCCATCTGGGACTACAGCTTCAACCCCGGCACCAACGTTATCGACGTTCACGTCAGTCGTCTGCGCAGCAAGATCGATGCGCTTGGCGAAACGCCGATGATCCGCACCATTCGCGGTGCCGGCTATCGTCTCGATGCGGTCTGA
- a CDS encoding thymidylate synthase: MASASPLRDSPPARHPEWQYLDLMRRIWSEGSERIDRTGIGTRSVFGATLRFDLTDRAMPLITTKRVYWKTATRELLWFLTGETNIRPLVLQGVHIWDDWPHARYVRETGDEITIELFIERIANDETFAANWGDLGPVYGKQWVDWPTYRYRPDGLYEPGEGINQVAQVVKSLRTNPGSRRHIIEGWNVAELDRMALPPCHKTYQYHVADGKLNGLLYQRSCDVALGLPFNLWSAALLQRMLAQQADLEPGELIWMGGDVHLYLNHAELIEEQLVREPQGVPRLEILRRPATIFDYSIEDFAVSDYAPLGALKAPVAV; this comes from the coding sequence ATGGCCAGCGCCTCTCCGCTTCGCGATTCTCCGCCTGCCCGCCATCCCGAATGGCAATACCTCGACCTGATGCGCCGAATCTGGAGCGAAGGCTCCGAACGGATCGACCGTACGGGAATCGGCACCCGGTCGGTATTCGGCGCCACGCTGCGATTCGACCTGACCGATCGCGCGATGCCGCTCATCACGACCAAGCGGGTGTACTGGAAGACCGCGACCCGCGAACTGCTGTGGTTCCTTACCGGCGAGACCAACATTCGCCCGTTGGTGCTCCAGGGCGTGCACATCTGGGACGACTGGCCGCATGCACGATACGTGCGCGAGACCGGTGACGAGATTACGATCGAACTTTTTATCGAGCGCATTGCGAATGACGAAACCTTCGCCGCCAACTGGGGCGATCTTGGACCGGTCTATGGCAAACAGTGGGTCGATTGGCCCACCTACCGCTACCGGCCGGACGGGCTCTACGAGCCAGGCGAGGGGATCAACCAGGTCGCCCAGGTCGTCAAATCGCTGAGAACGAATCCCGGCAGCCGGCGCCACATCATCGAGGGCTGGAACGTCGCCGAGCTTGACCGGATGGCGCTGCCGCCGTGCCACAAGACCTACCAGTATCACGTTGCCGACGGAAAGCTGAACGGGTTGCTCTACCAGCGCAGCTGCGACGTCGCGCTCGGGCTGCCGTTCAACCTGTGGTCGGCGGCTCTGCTCCAGAGGATGCTCGCCCAGCAGGCAGACCTCGAGCCGGGCGAGCTGATATGGATGGGCGGTGACGTCCACCTCTACCTCAATCATGCCGAACTGATCGAGGAGCAGCTCGTCCGGGAACCTCAGGGCGTCCCACGGCTTGAAATCCTGCGGCGGCCGGCGACGATCTTCGATTACTCAATCGAGGATTTCGCGGTTTCGGACTACGCGCCGCTCGGGGCTCTCAAGGCGCCGGTGGCGGTCTAG
- the tkt gene encoding transketolase: protein MSLDTARLAPMANAIRALSMDAVQAANSGHPGMPMGMADVATVLWSKYLKFDPAVPDWADRDRFVLSAGHGSMLIYSLLYLSGYESPTIEDIANFRQLGSVCAGHPENFLIPGVECTTGPLGQGLAMAVGMAIAERHLNAEYGDDLIDHHTWVIAGDGCLMEGVNHEAIGLAGHLRLGRLKVLWDSNRITIDGSTDLSTCEDIPARYRASGWHVIECDGHDFADIDRALAQAAAHDSSPVLVECRTVIGKGAPNKQGTSGVHGAALGTEEVAAARETLVWTDDPFVVPEPILADWRATGERGGATHREWQERLRQSTRGAEFTARMGGDLPTDTGIDAYINALLAEPKTVATRKASEMALEVLTASLPAMIGGSADLTGSNNTKTKSTTPLTADDYAGRYIYYGIREFGMACAMNGMALHGGVVPYGGTFLIFSDYCRNAVRLSALQQTRAIYVFTHDSIGLGEDGPTHQPVEQLMSLRLIPNLNVFRPCDTIETAECWALALGDKDTPSVLALSRQNLPQLRTEGGNLSAKGAYRLRSAQAERRVILIATGSEVEVACATAEALEADGIGVDVISMPCMELFEAQPQAYRDELLPNVPPERLLRVSIEAGVTLGWDRYTMANGLRIGLDRFGASAPAEDLFEKFGITAGAIVPQIKAKLGI from the coding sequence ATGAGTCTCGACACCGCCCGCCTGGCGCCTATGGCAAACGCCATCCGCGCCTTGTCGATGGACGCGGTGCAGGCGGCAAATTCCGGGCATCCGGGAATGCCCATGGGCATGGCCGATGTTGCGACCGTGCTCTGGTCGAAATACCTGAAGTTCGATCCGGCCGTGCCCGACTGGGCGGATCGCGACCGTTTCGTGCTGTCGGCGGGCCATGGCTCCATGCTGATCTACAGCCTGCTCTACCTGAGCGGCTACGAATCGCCGACGATCGAGGACATCGCCAACTTCCGCCAGCTTGGCAGCGTATGCGCCGGGCATCCGGAGAACTTTCTCATTCCCGGCGTCGAGTGCACGACGGGCCCGCTGGGGCAGGGGCTGGCGATGGCGGTCGGCATGGCAATAGCCGAGCGGCACCTCAATGCCGAATACGGGGACGACCTGATCGATCACCACACCTGGGTGATCGCGGGCGACGGATGCCTGATGGAAGGGGTGAACCACGAGGCGATCGGCCTCGCCGGCCACCTGCGCCTGGGTCGTCTCAAGGTGCTGTGGGATTCGAACCGCATCACCATCGACGGATCGACCGACCTTTCCACCTGCGAAGATATTCCGGCGCGCTATCGCGCCTCCGGCTGGCACGTTATCGAATGTGACGGGCACGATTTTGCGGATATCGACCGCGCGCTTGCGCAGGCTGCGGCGCACGATTCCTCGCCGGTGCTCGTCGAATGCCGCACGGTGATCGGGAAGGGTGCCCCGAACAAGCAGGGTACCAGCGGAGTGCATGGCGCGGCGCTCGGAACGGAAGAAGTGGCTGCCGCGCGTGAGACGCTCGTCTGGACCGACGATCCGTTCGTGGTCCCCGAGCCGATCCTGGCGGACTGGCGTGCCACGGGAGAGCGGGGCGGGGCGACGCACCGTGAGTGGCAAGAGCGGCTCAGGCAATCGACGCGCGGTGCCGAGTTCACGGCGCGTATGGGGGGCGATTTGCCCACCGACACCGGTATCGACGCCTATATCAATGCGTTACTAGCCGAACCGAAGACCGTTGCCACCCGCAAGGCGAGCGAGATGGCGCTTGAGGTCCTGACAGCTTCGTTGCCGGCCATGATCGGCGGATCGGCCGATCTGACCGGATCGAACAATACCAAGACCAAATCGACCACCCCGCTTACCGCCGACGACTATGCCGGGCGCTATATCTACTACGGAATCCGCGAATTCGGGATGGCCTGTGCGATGAACGGCATGGCGCTCCACGGCGGGGTGGTACCCTATGGCGGCACTTTCCTGATCTTCAGCGACTATTGCCGCAACGCGGTCCGCCTCAGTGCGCTTCAGCAGACCCGCGCCATTTACGTGTTCACTCACGACAGCATCGGGCTGGGCGAAGACGGCCCGACGCACCAGCCGGTCGAGCAGCTGATGAGCCTGCGGCTGATCCCTAATCTCAACGTGTTCCGTCCTTGCGACACCATCGAGACGGCGGAATGCTGGGCGCTAGCGCTAGGTGACAAGGACACTCCGTCGGTTCTCGCGCTCAGCCGGCAGAACCTGCCCCAGCTGCGCACCGAGGGCGGCAACCTTTCCGCCAAGGGTGCCTACCGCCTGCGTAGCGCGCAAGCTGAGCGCAGGGTGATCCTGATTGCCACCGGCTCCGAAGTCGAAGTCGCGTGTGCGACGGCGGAGGCGTTGGAGGCTGACGGCATCGGCGTCGACGTGATTTCAATGCCTTGCATGGAACTGTTCGAAGCGCAGCCGCAGGCTTACCGGGATGAGCTGCTGCCCAACGTTCCCCCTGAGCGATTGCTGCGCGTCTCGATCGAGGCGGGAGTCACGCTCGGCTGGGACCGCTATACCATGGCCAACGGTCTGCGTATCGGCCTCGACCGTTTCGGCGCTTCGGCACCTGCGGAGGACCTGTTCGAGAAGTTTGGCATCACCGCGGGTGCCATCGTGCCGCAAATTAAAGCAAAACTAGGTATTTAG
- a CDS encoding DUF2842 domain-containing protein, translating into MGLSAGGRSSTRRARPPARSGSHSDPSVRAVRVRTEPTLRIPLGILGLLSMLGAYALVVARYLPELVGTWPAWAQAIAYLLLGIVWLMPLRRFLIWMETGRWSPPRADE; encoded by the coding sequence ATGGGATTGTCAGCTGGTGGAAGATCTTCCACACGAAGAGCACGACCACCCGCTCGCAGCGGTAGTCACTCCGACCCGTCTGTACGGGCCGTTCGCGTGAGGACCGAGCCCACTTTGCGAATCCCGCTCGGGATTCTCGGCCTGCTATCGATGCTCGGCGCCTACGCACTGGTCGTGGCGCGCTACCTGCCTGAATTGGTCGGGACGTGGCCGGCCTGGGCGCAGGCGATCGCTTACCTTCTCCTCGGCATCGTATGGCTGATGCCGCTGAGGCGATTCCTGATCTGGATGGAAACCGGACGCTGGAGCCCGCCCCGCGCCGACGAGTGA
- a CDS encoding 3-methyl-2-oxobutanoate dehydrogenase (2-methylpropanoyl-transferring) subunit alpha — protein sequence MATRPSGTGQAGHNRPALSFHVPEPKYRPGDAVDFSDLKISEPGAQPRPDETCLAIETAPLANDLIRVLGDDNQAHGPWDPRLDPETLRAMLRNMALTRAFDERMYRGQRQGKTSFYMKCTGEEATSIAASMALAADDMVFPSYRQQGILIARGYPLVEMINQIYSNRGDKLKGRQLPIMYSSRAHSFFTISGNLATQTPQAVGWAMASAMRGDSRIAATWVGEGSTAEGDFHAACLFATVYNAPVILNVVNNQWAISSFSGFAGGERATFAARGVGYGIASLRVDGNDPLACYAAELWAANRARANAGPTLIEHFSYRAEGHSTSDDPSQYRSAQERAEWPLGDPIMRLKDHLIALGEWDDERQEKLDLESAEQVKAATKEAEKNGILGHGLHHPFHTMFEDVFEELPWHLEEQAAQAIREREIKWPQP from the coding sequence ATGGCCACCAGGCCGAGCGGGACGGGACAGGCGGGGCACAATCGCCCGGCGCTGAGCTTCCACGTTCCCGAACCCAAGTACCGGCCGGGCGATGCGGTCGATTTTTCCGATTTGAAGATCAGCGAACCCGGCGCGCAGCCGCGTCCGGACGAGACCTGTCTGGCGATCGAGACCGCGCCGCTCGCCAACGATCTCATCCGCGTGCTGGGCGACGACAACCAGGCGCACGGCCCGTGGGACCCGCGGCTCGATCCCGAAACGCTGCGCGCGATGCTGCGTAACATGGCGCTTACCCGTGCTTTCGACGAGCGGATGTATCGCGGCCAGCGCCAGGGCAAGACCAGCTTCTACATGAAGTGCACCGGCGAGGAAGCGACCTCGATTGCCGCCTCGATGGCGCTGGCCGCCGATGACATGGTCTTTCCCAGCTATCGCCAGCAAGGCATCCTGATCGCGCGCGGCTACCCCCTGGTCGAGATGATCAACCAGATCTACTCGAACCGGGGCGACAAGCTGAAGGGCCGCCAGCTGCCGATCATGTATTCGAGCCGGGCGCACAGCTTCTTCACCATCAGCGGCAACCTGGCCACGCAGACCCCGCAGGCGGTCGGCTGGGCGATGGCGAGCGCGATGCGCGGCGACAGCCGGATCGCGGCGACCTGGGTGGGCGAGGGCAGCACGGCGGAGGGCGACTTCCACGCCGCCTGCCTGTTCGCAACAGTCTACAACGCGCCCGTCATCCTCAACGTCGTGAACAACCAGTGGGCGATCTCGAGCTTCTCGGGGTTTGCCGGTGGTGAGCGGGCGACCTTCGCGGCGCGCGGAGTGGGCTACGGCATCGCTTCGCTGAGGGTGGACGGCAACGACCCACTGGCATGTTACGCCGCCGAGTTATGGGCCGCCAATCGAGCCCGCGCCAACGCCGGGCCGACGCTGATTGAACACTTCAGCTACCGCGCGGAAGGGCACTCCACGTCTGACGATCCGAGCCAGTACCGCAGCGCGCAAGAGCGCGCCGAATGGCCGCTGGGCGATCCGATCATGCGCCTGAAGGATCACCTCATCGCGCTCGGTGAATGGGACGACGAGCGGCAGGAAAAGCTCGACCTGGAAAGCGCCGAGCAGGTCAAGGCAGCGACCAAGGAAGCCGAGAAGAACGGCATCCTGGGTCACGGCCTCCACCACCCGTTCCACACGATGTTCGAGGATGTGTTCGAGGAACTGCCCTGGCATCTCGAGGAACAGGCCGCGCAGGCGATCCGCGAAAGGGAAATCAAGTGGCCACAACCCTGA
- a CDS encoding dihydrolipoamide acetyltransferase family protein yields the protein MARYTFNLPDIGEGIAEAEIVAFHVKPGDRVEEDQQIADMMTDKATVEMESPVTGTVLEVAGEVGDVIAIGSMLVVIETEGEASESATPAEVAPAPKSPEIERRIEVENPDASDADDAIAAEPKASPPPPAAAPEPAPAPKPAAAPRAAPAPAMPQSSMKVLATPAVRQRARDLGIDLAEVRPSEEGRIRHSDLDAFISYGAASGHAPAGRTRADETIKVIGLRRRIAENMAAAKRHIPHFTYVEECDVTELERLREQLNAARGDKPKLTMLPLLIAAICKTIPDFPMINARYDDEAGVVTRHGAVHLGMATQTDGGLMVPVIRDAQAKNLWQLATEIRRLAEAARSGSAKSNELSGSTLTVTSLGPLGGVATTPVINRPEVAIIGPNRIVERPMFVPDGMGGERVEKRKLMNISISCDHRVVDGWDAASFIQAVRKLIETPALLLVG from the coding sequence ATGGCTCGCTATACCTTCAACCTCCCCGACATCGGCGAAGGCATCGCCGAGGCGGAGATCGTGGCCTTTCACGTCAAGCCCGGCGACCGGGTCGAGGAAGACCAGCAGATTGCGGACATGATGACCGACAAGGCGACGGTCGAGATGGAAAGCCCGGTCACGGGCACCGTCCTCGAAGTCGCGGGCGAGGTGGGCGACGTGATTGCCATCGGCTCGATGCTGGTGGTGATCGAAACCGAGGGTGAGGCGAGCGAAAGCGCGACGCCCGCCGAAGTCGCACCGGCGCCCAAGTCCCCGGAAATCGAGCGGCGGATCGAGGTCGAGAATCCCGACGCGAGCGATGCCGACGATGCGATCGCGGCGGAGCCGAAGGCTTCCCCGCCGCCTCCGGCCGCCGCGCCGGAGCCGGCTCCTGCACCCAAGCCTGCCGCAGCGCCACGGGCTGCACCCGCTCCGGCAATGCCACAGTCGTCGATGAAGGTGCTTGCCACCCCCGCCGTGCGCCAGCGCGCGCGCGATCTGGGCATCGACCTGGCCGAGGTCCGTCCGAGCGAGGAGGGGCGCATCCGCCACTCCGATCTCGATGCGTTCATCTCCTACGGAGCGGCCAGTGGCCATGCCCCGGCCGGGCGCACCCGCGCCGACGAGACCATCAAGGTTATCGGCCTGCGCCGCCGGATCGCGGAGAACATGGCGGCGGCCAAGCGGCACATCCCGCACTTTACCTATGTCGAAGAGTGCGATGTCACCGAACTTGAGCGCCTGCGCGAACAGCTCAATGCAGCGCGCGGCGACAAGCCCAAGCTGACGATGCTGCCGCTGCTGATCGCCGCGATTTGCAAGACGATCCCCGACTTCCCGATGATCAACGCCCGCTACGATGACGAGGCGGGTGTGGTCACGCGGCACGGAGCGGTCCACCTCGGTATGGCGACCCAGACCGATGGCGGGCTGATGGTGCCGGTCATCCGCGATGCACAGGCGAAGAACCTGTGGCAGCTCGCGACCGAGATCCGCCGCCTGGCGGAAGCCGCCCGGAGCGGTTCGGCCAAGTCGAACGAACTGTCCGGCTCGACCCTGACGGTCACCTCGCTAGGACCGTTGGGCGGAGTCGCCACCACGCCGGTCATCAATCGCCCCGAAGTCGCGATCATCGGACCCAACCGCATCGTCGAGCGGCCGATGTTCGTGCCTGATGGCATGGGCGGCGAGCGGGTCGAGAAGCGCAAGCTCATGAACATCTCGATCTCGTGCGACCACCGGGTGGTCGATGGTTGGGATGCTGCCAGCTTCATCCAGGCGGTCCGCAAGCTGATCGAGACGCCGGCTCTGTTGCTGGTCGGCTGA
- a CDS encoding YdeI/OmpD-associated family protein → MKTDPRIDAYIANAAEFARPILTRLRALVHSALPQAEETIKWSMPHFTVLGKNVAGMAAFKAHCAFTIHGEGRAGTEGMGQHGKLASVEDIPPDAELVAKLIAATARIESDGSATKARSRSAPKTEIPMPEDFAAALAGNPQARATLEGFAPSHRREYVQWVTEAKREETRAKRIAQSVEWLAEGKKRNWKYERC, encoded by the coding sequence GTGAAGACCGACCCGCGCATTGACGCGTACATCGCCAACGCCGCAGAGTTCGCGCGGCCGATCCTAACGCGTCTGCGAGCCCTGGTCCACTCGGCGCTGCCGCAGGCGGAAGAGACGATCAAGTGGTCGATGCCGCACTTCACGGTGCTTGGCAAAAACGTTGCCGGCATGGCCGCGTTCAAGGCGCATTGCGCGTTCACGATCCACGGCGAGGGTCGGGCCGGAACCGAAGGGATGGGGCAGCACGGCAAGCTTGCCTCGGTCGAGGATATCCCGCCCGACGCTGAACTTGTTGCCAAACTCATCGCGGCGACCGCGCGCATCGAAAGCGATGGCAGCGCCACGAAGGCGCGTTCGCGATCCGCGCCGAAAACGGAAATACCGATGCCGGAAGATTTCGCAGCTGCGCTCGCAGGCAACCCGCAGGCGCGCGCGACGCTCGAAGGTTTCGCGCCGTCACACCGGCGAGAATATGTTCAGTGGGTGACCGAGGCAAAGCGCGAAGAAACCCGCGCGAAGCGCATCGCCCAGTCGGTCGAGTGGCTGGCCGAGGGAAAGAAGCGCAACTGGAAATACGAGCGGTGCTGA
- a CDS encoding S1C family serine protease: MVQIQVKSQAGDQQAGGFGPAPELQDRLGQLFGFQFPQGMPQEQAPTRGALGSGFIIDASGLVLTNNHVVEGATDVTVQLSDGRELPGKVLGRDPKIDVAVVQIEGGGRFQPIQWGDSDHIRVGDSVFAMGSPFGLGNTVTSGILSARGRDLGAGPYDDFLQVDAAINSGNSGGPLFDARGNVVGINTAILSPSGGNVGIGFAIPAHMARQVAQQIAEHGSVQRGRIGVSLQTLTPEVAQEMGVKEGKGALIAGVEPGGPAASAGLASGDVVENFAGQPIADSRDLARAVAAAKVGAHVPVKVLRDGRLLSFDLPIGTDRTANS, translated from the coding sequence GTGGTCCAGATTCAGGTCAAATCACAGGCGGGCGATCAGCAAGCCGGCGGCTTTGGCCCGGCTCCCGAACTCCAGGATCGGCTGGGCCAACTTTTCGGCTTTCAGTTTCCTCAGGGGATGCCTCAGGAGCAGGCTCCTACACGGGGCGCGCTCGGCTCGGGCTTCATCATCGATGCTTCGGGCCTGGTGCTAACCAACAATCATGTGGTCGAAGGTGCGACCGATGTGACCGTCCAACTCAGTGACGGGCGCGAACTGCCAGGCAAGGTGCTCGGACGCGATCCAAAGATCGACGTCGCGGTAGTTCAGATCGAGGGAGGCGGCCGTTTCCAGCCCATTCAATGGGGCGACAGCGACCATATTCGCGTGGGCGATAGTGTGTTCGCGATGGGCAGCCCATTCGGACTCGGTAACACAGTGACCTCGGGAATTCTGTCGGCACGCGGTCGCGACCTGGGGGCCGGACCCTATGACGACTTCCTGCAAGTCGATGCAGCGATCAATTCGGGCAACTCCGGCGGCCCGCTGTTCGATGCGCGTGGAAACGTCGTTGGCATTAACACCGCTATCCTTTCGCCGTCCGGCGGCAATGTTGGTATCGGCTTTGCAATACCCGCGCACATGGCGCGGCAGGTGGCACAGCAGATCGCCGAACACGGCAGTGTGCAGCGCGGCCGCATTGGCGTCTCGCTACAAACGCTTACGCCGGAAGTCGCGCAGGAAATGGGCGTCAAAGAAGGCAAAGGCGCGCTAATCGCCGGGGTTGAGCCGGGCGGGCCCGCCGCTTCGGCTGGCCTGGCTAGCGGCGACGTGGTGGAGAACTTCGCTGGGCAACCGATCGCGGACAGCCGCGATCTGGCGCGTGCGGTGGCTGCCGCCAAGGTGGGCGCGCACGTACCTGTCAAGGTTCTACGCGACGGCCGGCTGCTGTCGTTTGACCTACCCATCGGCACAGACCGGACCGCAAACTCGTAG
- a CDS encoding 5-formyltetrahydrofolate cyclo-ligase, which translates to MSTKTKLRQTLKAERRRYVAALPDVTRALLFRVPPAPLSALIPPQATIGLYRTGPNEAPAAGYARHFLERGHRIALPRFAMRDAPMEFALHSDPFEESDLETGPFTVLQPLAEAEAVVPEVLIVPLVGFTADGLRLGQGGGHYDRWLASNPGTLAIGLAWDCQLVEDLPHEEHDHPLAAVVTPTRLYGPFA; encoded by the coding sequence ATGTCCACCAAGACCAAACTGCGCCAGACGCTCAAGGCCGAGCGCCGCCGCTACGTCGCAGCCCTGCCCGATGTGACACGGGCCCTGCTCTTTCGCGTGCCTCCCGCTCCTTTATCCGCATTGATCCCGCCGCAGGCGACTATCGGCCTTTACCGCACGGGGCCAAACGAGGCTCCCGCGGCAGGGTATGCCCGCCACTTTCTCGAGCGCGGTCATCGTATCGCCCTGCCCCGCTTCGCCATGCGTGATGCACCGATGGAGTTCGCGCTCCATTCGGATCCTTTCGAGGAAAGCGACCTCGAGACGGGTCCGTTCACCGTTTTGCAGCCTCTCGCGGAAGCCGAAGCGGTGGTGCCCGAAGTGCTGATCGTCCCGTTGGTAGGCTTCACCGCCGACGGGCTCCGGCTCGGCCAGGGCGGCGGCCACTACGACCGCTGGTTGGCGAGCAACCCGGGAACACTCGCCATCGGCCTCGCATGGGATTGTCAGCTGGTGGAAGATCTTCCACACGAAGAGCACGACCACCCGCTCGCAGCGGTAGTCACTCCGACCCGTCTGTACGGGCCGTTCGCGTGA
- a CDS encoding alpha-ketoacid dehydrogenase subunit beta yields the protein MIEAINDALDIMLSHDPTVIIMGEDVGYFGGVFRATAGLQEKHGKNRVFDTPISECGIIGAAVGMGAYGLRPVPEIQFADYIYPGMDQLISEAARLRYRSAGEFIAPLTVRSPFGGGIFGGQTHSQSPESLFTHVAGLKTVIPSTPYDAKGLLIAAIEDNDPVIFFEPKRIYNGPFNGYYDKPVEPWKNHKDSRVPEGYYSIPLGKARTVRKGDALTVLTYGTMVHVSEAVCREKGVDAEIIDLRTLVPLDIEAIEASVEKTGRCLIVHEATRTSGFGAELSALVTERCFYHLEAPVERVTGFDTPYPHSLEWAYFPGPIRIGEAIDKILEA from the coding sequence ATGATCGAGGCGATCAACGACGCGCTCGACATCATGCTCAGCCACGACCCGACCGTGATCATCATGGGCGAGGATGTCGGCTATTTCGGCGGCGTGTTCCGCGCGACCGCGGGCCTGCAGGAAAAGCACGGCAAGAACCGCGTGTTCGACACACCGATCTCCGAATGCGGCATCATCGGCGCGGCGGTGGGCATGGGCGCCTACGGCCTGCGCCCGGTGCCCGAGATTCAGTTCGCGGACTACATTTACCCCGGGATGGACCAGCTCATCAGCGAGGCGGCACGCCTTCGCTATCGTTCGGCGGGCGAATTCATCGCGCCCCTGACCGTGCGCAGCCCGTTCGGCGGCGGCATTTTCGGCGGGCAGACGCACAGCCAGAGCCCTGAATCGCTGTTCACCCATGTCGCGGGCCTGAAGACGGTCATCCCTTCCACCCCGTACGATGCCAAGGGCCTGCTGATCGCGGCGATCGAGGACAACGATCCGGTCATTTTCTTCGAGCCGAAGCGGATCTACAACGGCCCGTTCAACGGCTACTACGACAAACCGGTCGAGCCGTGGAAGAACCACAAGGATAGCCGGGTTCCCGAAGGCTACTATTCCATCCCGCTCGGCAAGGCGCGCACCGTGCGCAAGGGCGATGCGCTGACCGTGCTTACCTACGGCACCATGGTCCACGTCTCCGAAGCGGTATGCCGCGAGAAGGGCGTGGATGCCGAGATCATCGACCTGCGCACGCTGGTGCCGCTCGACATCGAGGCGATCGAGGCTTCGGTCGAGAAGACCGGCCGCTGCCTGATCGTGCACGAGGCGACCCGTACCAGCGGTTTCGGCGCGGAGCTTTCTGCCCTCGTGACCGAGCGCTGCTTCTACCACCTCGAAGCCCCGGTCGAGCGCGTGACCGGCTTCGACACTCCCTATCCGCATAGCCTCGAGTGGGCTTACTTCCCCGGACCGATCCGCATCGGCGAGGCGATAGACAAGATTCTGGAGGCCTGA